A part of Thermococcus sp. SY098 genomic DNA contains:
- a CDS encoding metal ABC transporter solute-binding protein, Zn/Mn family gives MRAKSLILILILTSLLSPEVSAEKPLIVASIPPLAEIIKEVFGDSVDVVYIVPPGADPHQYQLTPEQIELIKKADVVVTANGHLPAEQKMKQLKEEGTINADVLFAEDYRKYGFRFLPERWYNNKNNPHGIWLDPYNALAIAKATAEALSERYPQNRELYVRQYERFETKVLAIVKAYKALAENSTAIIELPSQQYALEWLGVKAVASIKPEAEVPAKSVDEMLKTANAVDFIAYSSKSPEALKNAAIELAQRSGKPLADITTIWVNKPYTEVLIENSKAIVDVLNHKTTPIQQTTKAENINVTYIILSLVVGISLGMAVGALIKD, from the coding sequence ATGAGGGCGAAGTCACTAATCCTCATACTCATCCTCACTTCACTATTATCTCCCGAGGTGAGTGCTGAAAAGCCTCTTATAGTCGCAAGCATACCTCCCTTAGCGGAGATAATAAAAGAGGTATTTGGGGACTCTGTAGATGTCGTTTACATTGTCCCGCCCGGAGCTGATCCTCACCAGTACCAGCTTACCCCTGAGCAGATTGAGCTCATCAAAAAGGCGGATGTTGTTGTAACAGCCAACGGGCATCTACCAGCAGAGCAGAAGATGAAGCAACTTAAGGAAGAAGGAACAATAAACGCAGATGTGCTGTTTGCAGAGGATTACAGGAAATACGGCTTCAGATTTCTGCCTGAAAGATGGTACAATAATAAAAACAACCCACATGGGATATGGCTTGACCCATACAATGCTCTGGCAATTGCAAAAGCTACAGCTGAAGCATTATCAGAAAGATATCCGCAGAATCGAGAGCTCTATGTGAGACAGTATGAGAGGTTTGAAACAAAAGTTCTGGCAATAGTTAAAGCGTATAAAGCTTTGGCCGAGAACTCAACTGCCATTATCGAATTGCCCTCTCAGCAGTATGCCCTTGAGTGGCTTGGGGTAAAGGCTGTCGCATCTATAAAGCCTGAAGCAGAGGTTCCTGCTAAAAGTGTTGACGAAATGTTAAAAACAGCAAATGCTGTAGATTTTATAGCTTACTCCTCTAAAAGTCCAGAGGCTCTAAAGAATGCTGCTATTGAACTTGCTCAAAGGTCTGGAAAGCCCTTAGCTGACATAACAACAATCTGGGTTAACAAGCCCTATACCGAAGTTCTGATTGAAAACTCCAAAGCCATAGTGGATGTGCTGAACCATAAAACAACACCCATTCAGCAAACTACAAAAGCAGAAAACATTAATGTTACATATATTATTCTCTCATTGGTCGTTGGAATTTCGCTGGGGATGGCAGTTGGAGCTTTGATTAAGGATTAA
- a CDS encoding DUF4932 domain-containing protein has translation MRKLLIFLIFVILTSPVYSYQYQTDKVYVEIDPNEELLSIVYYLAFGADEFVIPHYDYIQDVETYFASYKNHTAVQMLRQYFSDAETIPQRDYKLFVLDAYILQFSNPPEMKRIYTGWQDSDLDKIIDALRTFAQDTNFMEFFKAHERYYKRDLEVYTSAIQLLPPDEFMKQYMNLTNTRFEFHLPYLVCIHGHSFYAEDNGAEIYGSGGMPPLVRRAPPRTLWSLERAKDTIFGLPLNAVYVNNRKFDELWILDFIYHELGHDITSEKLDEYYSSEVEPLHYLEDTIEEDMPYLATYDIHFWFDTMMIYESFADAWAYFALSHIDKDYAEWNLQMQRAWGEFWQDYMIKLYQKYTALSIKENRSFSEYIPLILRELAEKVSPENTKEIYEKNVLVTPLRALDDVVKDGGVIIVYGTQNPDKRGSEYDRETAEIVKNYLKTFYSQWHEDIKIEVKADVNMTNEDLKKDLILIGGPVSNKVVQQFEEYFPLRFVYKNGAWILEKNPEFGSVRTFLITPDNIKEIPFMELSYSSPQTSLLLAIRNPLKKDNYIIWIAGADRYSTRRYRNPTYYLVSYEIYDGEKIEDGFYVQPLLSS, from the coding sequence GTGAGGAAGCTTTTGATTTTCTTAATTTTTGTGATTCTCACTTCTCCAGTCTATTCGTATCAGTATCAAACAGACAAGGTTTATGTTGAGATAGATCCAAATGAGGAGCTCTTGAGCATCGTTTATTACCTCGCTTTCGGGGCTGATGAGTTCGTCATACCCCATTATGACTACATCCAAGATGTTGAGACATATTTTGCCAGTTATAAGAACCATACTGCAGTTCAAATGCTGAGGCAATACTTCAGCGATGCAGAGACAATTCCTCAAAGGGATTACAAGCTTTTTGTCCTCGATGCGTATATCCTTCAATTTTCAAATCCTCCAGAAATGAAGAGGATTTATACAGGATGGCAGGACTCAGATTTGGACAAAATCATCGATGCTCTAAGGACATTTGCTCAGGATACGAACTTCATGGAGTTCTTTAAGGCACATGAAAGATATTACAAGCGAGATTTGGAAGTGTATACTTCTGCTATTCAGCTCTTGCCTCCAGATGAATTCATGAAGCAGTACATGAACCTAACAAATACCAGATTTGAATTCCATCTGCCGTACTTGGTGTGCATCCACGGGCACAGCTTTTATGCAGAGGACAATGGCGCCGAGATTTATGGCTCCGGTGGGATGCCGCCTCTTGTAAGAAGGGCTCCCCCGAGAACTTTATGGAGCTTAGAAAGGGCCAAGGATACCATATTTGGTCTTCCCCTTAATGCCGTCTATGTAAATAACAGGAAATTTGATGAGCTTTGGATTTTGGACTTTATCTACCATGAGCTTGGACATGACATCACCAGCGAGAAACTTGATGAGTATTACAGCTCTGAAGTTGAACCCCTCCACTATCTTGAGGACACAATAGAGGAGGATATGCCATATCTGGCGACTTATGATATCCACTTCTGGTTTGACACCATGATGATTTATGAGAGCTTTGCCGATGCTTGGGCATATTTCGCACTAAGCCATATAGACAAGGATTATGCCGAGTGGAACCTCCAAATGCAGAGGGCATGGGGTGAATTCTGGCAGGATTACATGATAAAGCTTTATCAAAAATACACAGCCCTAAGCATAAAAGAAAACCGGAGTTTTAGTGAATACATCCCCCTGATACTCAGGGAGCTTGCTGAAAAAGTCTCCCCTGAAAATACCAAGGAAATTTACGAGAAAAACGTTCTTGTAACACCCCTAAGAGCCTTGGATGATGTTGTCAAAGATGGAGGAGTAATAATTGTCTACGGCACTCAAAATCCAGATAAGAGAGGGTCTGAATATGATAGAGAAACTGCAGAGATAGTGAAAAATTATCTCAAAACATTTTACTCACAGTGGCATGAAGACATTAAAATTGAAGTCAAAGCTGATGTAAATATGACGAATGAGGACTTAAAGAAAGACTTAATCCTCATAGGTGGTCCTGTCAGCAATAAGGTCGTGCAACAGTTTGAGGAATATTTTCCATTGAGATTCGTCTACAAAAATGGTGCCTGGATTTTAGAGAAAAACCCAGAGTTCGGAAGTGTTAGGACATTTCTCATAACTCCGGATAATATAAAAGAAATCCCCTTCATGGAACTCTCCTACAGCTCACCTCAGACATCCCTATTGCTCGCCATAAGAAATCCCCTGAAAAAAGATAATTACATAATCTGGATTGCCGGTGCAGACAGGTATTCAACGAGAAGATACAGAAATCCAACCTATTATCTGGTCAGCTATGAAATTTATGATGGAGAAAAGATAGAGGATGGATTCTACGTTCAGCCGTTGCTTTCATCGTAA
- a CDS encoding phosphoribosyltransferase, whose product MKKFPAYLASWDDIERWAKGGAQKILEEGWKPDVVVGLARGGWVPARLYCDYLGIKDLVSIKVEHWGITATPDGKAKLKYGTEYPFEGKKVLIVDDIADTGESLTLAKSYVESKSPAEVKAATLLVIKTSKFRPDYYGEEIDWAWIVFPWNFVEDMINLTNNLFEERERLTTAEIIALFRELHGIEVPKERLEHALSIAEKRKIFKKEGEFWLKP is encoded by the coding sequence ATGAAGAAGTTTCCAGCATATCTCGCTTCTTGGGATGATATTGAGAGATGGGCAAAGGGAGGGGCTCAAAAAATTCTTGAGGAAGGCTGGAAGCCAGATGTTGTAGTCGGGCTTGCAAGAGGTGGCTGGGTTCCAGCAAGGCTGTACTGTGATTATCTCGGCATCAAAGACTTAGTGAGCATCAAAGTTGAGCACTGGGGAATTACAGCAACACCAGATGGAAAGGCCAAGTTAAAGTATGGAACAGAGTATCCTTTTGAAGGAAAGAAAGTCCTAATTGTCGATGACATAGCTGACACAGGGGAAAGCTTGACTCTGGCTAAAAGCTATGTTGAAAGCAAGAGTCCAGCTGAGGTTAAAGCCGCAACCCTATTGGTGATAAAGACATCAAAGTTCAGACCCGATTACTACGGAGAGGAGATCGACTGGGCCTGGATTGTATTCCCATGGAATTTTGTTGAAGACATGATAAACCTGACAAACAACCTCTTTGAGGAGAGGGAAAGGCTCACTACAGCTGAAATCATAGCTCTTTTCAGGGAGCTTCATGGTATTGAGGTTCCAAAGGAAAGACTTGAACATGCTTTGAGCATAGCAGAGAAGAGAAAAATATTTAAGAAGGAAGGAGAATTCTGGCTCAAACCTTGA
- a CDS encoding M20/M25/M40 family metallo-hydrolase: MMELLSQLIEFETVNDPAKGKKPDKECPKFIRDTLNSWGIESEIIEKDGYYAVYGEIGEGTPKIMFMAHFDVVPVNVEEWKTDPFKLTVVGNKAYGRGSADDKGNVAGIMLALRELSTKRLGGRVIFAFTGDEEIGGKLAMHIAEKLKEENKLPQYLINADGAGMNPIIRRRKGFGAVIEIPQQKITIRGKVMKRSFTINTPVLQTRHAAYFMPGVDMHPMVALSHFLRNSDVFAVKLEGKFLKSNVLPSRVELTYVEPCESGEEVEADLGLTELLKSIVPLVRAPISAERYSDFGVSVTPNLYSFENGVHRLRLDIRAMSHSSGQIEKVLKEILEFNIPNAKLTVRHNEKAGYLFTPPDSKLVRAMMKTLESFGEKAKPVEGAGASDSRYFTPYGVESIDFGPRGGNVHGPNEYADVDSLELLPKIYAEVAMNLLKK; the protein is encoded by the coding sequence ATGATGGAATTATTGTCCCAGCTGATTGAGTTTGAAACCGTAAATGACCCAGCCAAAGGAAAGAAGCCAGACAAAGAGTGTCCGAAATTCATCAGAGATACTTTAAATTCCTGGGGAATAGAGAGCGAGATAATTGAGAAAGATGGGTACTATGCAGTCTATGGTGAAATTGGAGAAGGTACTCCGAAAATCATGTTCATGGCGCACTTTGATGTCGTTCCAGTGAATGTAGAGGAGTGGAAGACCGATCCGTTCAAGCTGACTGTAGTTGGGAACAAAGCCTATGGAAGGGGGAGTGCAGATGACAAAGGCAATGTAGCTGGGATAATGCTTGCTTTAAGGGAGCTTTCAACAAAAAGGCTCGGTGGAAGGGTAATTTTTGCTTTTACTGGAGATGAGGAGATTGGCGGCAAATTGGCAATGCACATAGCAGAGAAGCTGAAGGAAGAGAATAAGCTTCCGCAATATCTAATCAACGCCGATGGGGCTGGAATGAACCCAATAATCAGGAGAAGAAAGGGGTTTGGAGCTGTAATTGAAATACCCCAGCAGAAAATTACAATTAGAGGCAAAGTGATGAAAAGGTCATTCACCATAAACACGCCTGTACTTCAAACAAGACATGCCGCTTATTTCATGCCCGGGGTTGATATGCATCCAATGGTTGCCCTTTCTCACTTCCTGAGAAACAGCGATGTCTTTGCTGTGAAATTAGAGGGTAAATTCCTGAAGTCAAATGTTCTGCCAAGCAGAGTTGAGCTCACATATGTAGAGCCATGCGAGAGTGGGGAAGAAGTCGAGGCTGATCTGGGCTTAACAGAGCTTTTAAAGAGCATAGTTCCGTTGGTTAGAGCTCCTATAAGTGCTGAAAGATACAGCGACTTTGGAGTTTCAGTAACTCCCAACTTATATTCATTTGAAAATGGAGTTCACAGGCTCAGACTTGATATAAGGGCAATGAGCCACTCCTCTGGGCAGATAGAAAAAGTGCTCAAGGAAATTTTAGAGTTTAACATTCCAAATGCAAAGCTGACTGTTAGACACAATGAAAAGGCGGGATACCTATTTACACCACCAGATTCAAAGCTTGTTAGGGCAATGATGAAGACCTTAGAAAGCTTTGGAGAGAAAGCCAAACCTGTTGAAGGTGCCGGAGCATCAGATTCGAGGTATTTCACTCCCTATGGTGTTGAGTCCATAGATTTTGGACCGAGAGGAGGAAATGTTCATGGACCTAATGAATATGCAGACGTTGATTCTCTTGAACTGCTCCCCAAAATTTATGCAGAAGTTGCAATGAACCTGCTTAAAAAGTGA
- a CDS encoding DUF1576 domain-containing protein, producing the protein MIVAAFLLDTPENMIKGLKAIVLHSDVLLVDYLAVGGIGATLINSALLTLANVYLLYRLKIEPTGPIIAAVLTIAGFAFMGKNIINVWPIYVGGYLYTRYKGTSFKSVILIMMFATTLAPLVTELLISPSLGKLGFIVGFLGGVIVGFIMPPLSAHMLRVHDGYNLYNIGFTGGLLGGVLMAVKRGLGIEPEKQFILSSEYNLELKVLLSAFFLFLLFLGVYLNGRSFKGYGRIMKLNGRIVTDFVQLEGFEVSLINMGIMGLMGLAVVALAKSPVNGPVVAGLLTLVGFSAFGKHPLNSLPVILGIFLGEILIFKNIHPTVLAITALFGTTLAPIAGSFGALAGIAAGMLHMFVVLNVGYLHGGINLYNNGFSGGIVATILVPILRAFGKEA; encoded by the coding sequence ATGATCGTTGCTGCATTTTTGCTTGACACCCCAGAAAACATGATTAAAGGTCTCAAAGCCATAGTCCTCCATTCTGATGTGCTCCTTGTGGACTACTTGGCGGTCGGCGGCATAGGTGCAACGCTGATAAATTCAGCCCTCCTAACTTTAGCTAATGTGTATCTGCTCTATCGACTCAAAATCGAGCCCACAGGCCCAATAATTGCGGCGGTACTGACAATAGCCGGGTTTGCCTTTATGGGGAAGAACATAATAAATGTCTGGCCAATATACGTTGGTGGCTACTTGTACACCCGATACAAAGGAACATCCTTCAAGAGCGTCATTCTAATTATGATGTTTGCCACAACACTTGCGCCCCTTGTAACTGAGCTCCTCATAAGCCCCTCCTTGGGTAAATTAGGGTTCATTGTTGGATTTCTTGGCGGAGTAATCGTGGGTTTCATAATGCCACCTCTCTCAGCCCACATGCTCAGGGTTCACGATGGATACAACTTGTACAACATAGGGTTCACGGGCGGACTTCTTGGGGGAGTATTAATGGCAGTGAAGAGGGGTCTGGGAATTGAACCAGAAAAGCAGTTTATATTGAGCAGCGAATACAATCTTGAGCTGAAGGTCCTCCTCAGCGCATTCTTTTTATTTCTCCTGTTCTTAGGAGTTTACCTAAACGGCAGAAGTTTTAAGGGATACGGAAGGATAATGAAACTCAACGGAAGAATTGTCACAGATTTTGTTCAGCTTGAAGGTTTTGAGGTTTCACTGATCAATATGGGGATCATGGGGCTGATGGGTTTGGCTGTGGTTGCATTAGCGAAAAGTCCAGTTAACGGTCCTGTTGTGGCTGGCCTTCTAACTCTTGTTGGCTTTTCAGCATTTGGAAAGCATCCACTCAACTCGCTTCCAGTCATTCTTGGCATTTTCCTTGGAGAAATCCTGATATTTAAAAACATCCATCCAACGGTGTTGGCAATAACTGCACTCTTTGGAACAACGCTGGCTCCAATAGCCGGATCTTTTGGAGCTTTGGCAGGGATAGCTGCAGGAATGCTGCACATGTTTGTCGTCCTTAACGTAGGTTATCTCCATGGGGGAATAAACCTGTACAACAACGGGTTTTCTGGAGGTATCGTTGCTACAATTCTCGTTCCAATACTCAGAGCATTCGGAAAGGAGGCATGA
- the cysS gene encoding cysteine--tRNA ligase translates to MKVKVYNTLTKQKEEFKPLREGEVRMYVCGPTVYDYTHLGHARTYIAFDVIRRYLEHKGYSVLMVMNFTDIDDKIIRRAQETGEDPKELAEKFLKYFLEDMKALKVKPADIYPRVTEHIQDIIEFVKNLEEKGYAYEGSDGVYFEVQKFKDYGKLSGIKLEELRKGARVEPGEGKRNPEDFALWKKAKPGEPKWDSPWGEGRPGWHIECSTMSTKYLGEQFDIHGGGNDLIFPHHENEIAQTEACTGKEWVRYWLHTGFVMVKGEKMSKSLGNFVTIRELLQRYSPEVIRFFVLQKHYRSPLDYTEEGIQHAKNNLEKLYNTIENIRIALEKAEIPFKWSKEEFELYEVIREAKKRFYEAMDDDFNTAEAMKPIFEVANAVNKYLAKVKKPKESVLRKALEFFKMVGEVFGIFEEYFKETKETKEKELIELLIQVRAELRKQKNYALADKIRAELRELGIQLEDTPQGTIWKRINV, encoded by the coding sequence ATAAAGGTGAAAGTGTACAATACTCTTACAAAGCAGAAGGAGGAATTCAAACCTCTGAGAGAAGGAGAAGTCAGGATGTACGTTTGCGGCCCAACTGTTTACGATTATACTCATTTAGGACATGCGAGGACGTATATTGCTTTTGATGTCATAAGGCGTTATCTGGAGCATAAGGGCTACTCTGTCTTGATGGTCATGAACTTTACAGACATAGATGACAAAATCATCAGAAGAGCTCAGGAGACGGGCGAAGATCCAAAGGAATTGGCTGAGAAATTCCTGAAGTATTTCCTTGAGGACATGAAGGCGTTGAAAGTTAAGCCGGCTGATATTTATCCAAGAGTTACAGAGCACATTCAAGACATAATTGAATTCGTAAAGAATCTTGAAGAGAAAGGCTACGCATATGAGGGGAGCGATGGGGTCTACTTTGAGGTTCAGAAATTTAAAGATTATGGGAAGCTCAGTGGAATAAAGCTTGAAGAGCTCAGAAAAGGAGCAAGGGTTGAGCCCGGTGAAGGGAAGAGGAATCCAGAGGATTTCGCCCTCTGGAAGAAAGCCAAGCCTGGAGAACCAAAGTGGGATTCGCCATGGGGCGAGGGAAGACCGGGATGGCACATTGAGTGTTCAACAATGAGCACCAAGTATCTGGGAGAGCAGTTTGACATTCATGGCGGCGGAAATGACCTAATATTCCCGCACCATGAAAACGAGATAGCACAGACGGAAGCATGCACGGGTAAGGAATGGGTTAGGTACTGGCTCCATACAGGTTTCGTTATGGTCAAAGGAGAGAAGATGAGCAAAAGCTTAGGAAATTTTGTCACGATAAGGGAGCTTCTACAGAGATACTCCCCGGAGGTTATAAGGTTCTTTGTTCTGCAGAAGCACTACCGCTCACCTCTTGACTACACGGAAGAAGGGATACAGCACGCAAAGAACAACCTTGAAAAGCTTTACAACACAATTGAAAACATCAGAATTGCCCTTGAAAAAGCGGAGATACCATTCAAATGGAGCAAAGAGGAGTTTGAACTCTATGAAGTGATTAGAGAAGCTAAGAAAAGGTTCTATGAAGCAATGGACGATGACTTTAACACAGCTGAAGCCATGAAGCCGATATTTGAAGTGGCAAACGCTGTGAACAAGTACTTAGCAAAGGTGAAAAAGCCAAAGGAAAGCGTCCTGAGAAAAGCCCTTGAGTTCTTCAAGATGGTCGGCGAGGTCTTTGGGATCTTTGAGGAATACTTCAAAGAGACGAAGGAGACAAAAGAAAAAGAACTGATTGAGCTGTTAATCCAAGTTAGAGCTGAGTTGAGAAAGCAGAAAAACTATGCTTTGGCGGATAAAATTAGAGCGGAGCTTAGAGAGCTCGGCATTCAGCTTGAAGACACTCCACAGGGCACAATTTGGAAGAGGATAAATGTTTAA
- a CDS encoding peptidylprolyl isomerase: MLMKVGKGDVVRLHYIGKVKETGEIFDTTYEEVAKEAGIYSEKGIYGPVPIAIGAGHVLKGLDEQLEGLEVGKKYVIEVSPEKAFGRRDPKLIKTFTLGQFRRQGIMPFPGLEVEIETESGKKLKGRVLSVSSGRVRVDFNHPLAGKTIVYEVEIVEKIEDPIEKVKALIELRLPMVDLSKVKIEVGEKDVKIDFSDVEIDKNTLILGEIILESDLKFIGYEQVEFKPTIDDLLKPPEVKVEEEIEKEAKEQKSGEEAAEESKEEAEEKTEEVKESVEKTEEEETTEVKEEKEEAKEEAKE; encoded by the coding sequence ATGCTCATGAAAGTGGGAAAGGGAGATGTTGTAAGACTTCATTACATTGGAAAAGTCAAAGAGACTGGGGAGATTTTTGACACAACGTATGAAGAAGTTGCAAAGGAGGCTGGAATTTACAGCGAAAAGGGCATCTATGGCCCAGTGCCAATTGCAATTGGCGCTGGTCATGTCCTCAAAGGGCTTGACGAACAGCTTGAAGGTCTCGAGGTGGGAAAGAAGTATGTAATTGAAGTTTCCCCGGAGAAAGCATTTGGAAGAAGAGATCCTAAGCTCATCAAAACCTTCACCCTTGGTCAGTTTAGAAGGCAGGGAATCATGCCATTTCCTGGATTAGAGGTTGAAATTGAGACTGAAAGTGGGAAGAAGCTTAAAGGAAGGGTTTTGAGTGTTTCAAGTGGAAGAGTTAGGGTTGACTTCAATCATCCCCTTGCAGGAAAGACGATCGTGTATGAAGTTGAGATCGTGGAAAAGATTGAAGATCCAATTGAGAAAGTCAAAGCATTGATTGAGCTGAGACTTCCAATGGTTGATCTCAGCAAAGTCAAGATTGAAGTCGGGGAGAAAGATGTAAAGATAGATTTCAGCGATGTTGAGATTGATAAAAACACGCTTATCCTTGGAGAAATCATCCTTGAGAGCGATCTCAAGTTCATTGGATATGAGCAGGTTGAATTTAAGCCCACAATTGATGATCTTTTGAAGCCTCCAGAGGTAAAAGTTGAAGAAGAGATAGAAAAAGAGGCAAAGGAGCAGAAAAGCGGAGAAGAGGCAGCTGAAGAAAGCAAAGAGGAAGCAGAAGAAAAGACTGAAGAAGTTAAAGAAAGTGTGGAGAAGACAGAAGAAGAGGAAACTACCGAAGTTAAAGAGGAGAAAGAAGAGGCTAAAGAGGAAGCCAAAGAATGA
- the mrtA gene encoding CPBP family archaeomyxosortase MrtA — MRVFLLYLVSLIFIILNWHLGKNIYEWAFYDILFYVILPLTAAYLLGFKPNKLGFKIGKREGYIWAFALFIATLPLSIYASRIESFRSFYPIFSYSSWGDFIFKELLIGAIMFAHEAFYRGILLFSLAEKNEWLGILLQNIPYTLIHIGKPTLEIPYSFIAGIIFAKMDLKSESFLPSFLLHWIGAVAFDVLCII; from the coding sequence ATGAGAGTATTTCTTCTTTACTTAGTTTCTTTGATTTTTATTATCCTCAACTGGCATCTGGGTAAAAATATCTACGAATGGGCATTCTATGACATTCTATTTTATGTAATCTTGCCTCTAACTGCGGCTTACCTTTTGGGGTTCAAACCTAATAAGTTGGGATTTAAGATTGGCAAAAGAGAAGGCTACATCTGGGCATTTGCCCTTTTCATAGCAACTTTGCCGCTGAGCATTTATGCATCAAGAATAGAGAGCTTCCGGAGCTTTTACCCGATTTTTAGCTACTCCTCTTGGGGTGATTTTATCTTTAAGGAGCTGTTGATAGGAGCAATAATGTTCGCGCATGAAGCGTTTTATAGGGGAATTTTGCTGTTTTCGCTGGCAGAAAAAAACGAATGGCTTGGGATTTTGCTCCAGAACATCCCCTATACCTTAATTCACATAGGAAAACCGACACTGGAGATTCCATACTCCTTCATTGCGGGCATAATATTCGCGAAAATGGATTTGAAAAGTGAAAGCTTTCTGCCGAGTTTTCTTTTACACTGGATTGGAGCTGTGGCTTTTGATGTCCTCTGTATCATATGA
- a CDS encoding DUF4097 family beta strand repeat-containing protein, with protein MIEIVEREYEVTEGLRLVISNVNGHIKIKGYDGDTIKMRAEKKWSLFASEPKIKVKKEGNVLKIEAKHKKTFGISLGGSSVNFDILVPKTVEVKKVGSVNGRISISNVKGVLKIGNVNESIELENVEVSKVGNVNGPIKAVLKAVRNDVKISTVNGSIKFLLPKKADAMISASTTNGRILTEGFDNIATSLVGKFGPKSFSAQLGSGKYSVKVSTVNGNIELRLI; from the coding sequence ATGATTGAGATAGTTGAGAGGGAGTATGAGGTAACCGAAGGATTAAGGCTTGTTATCAGCAATGTGAACGGACACATCAAGATAAAAGGCTACGATGGTGATACAATAAAAATGAGAGCGGAGAAGAAATGGAGCCTTTTTGCATCAGAGCCAAAAATCAAAGTCAAGAAGGAAGGGAATGTTCTAAAAATCGAGGCTAAGCATAAGAAAACCTTTGGCATCAGCTTGGGTGGAAGTTCGGTGAACTTTGACATCCTTGTTCCAAAAACCGTTGAAGTAAAGAAAGTTGGCAGTGTAAACGGCAGAATCTCAATTTCAAATGTTAAGGGAGTTCTTAAAATCGGCAACGTAAATGAGTCAATTGAGCTTGAAAATGTGGAGGTCAGCAAAGTTGGAAATGTGAACGGTCCAATAAAAGCTGTATTGAAAGCTGTTAGAAACGATGTGAAAATCTCGACCGTAAACGGGTCGATAAAATTTCTGCTTCCAAAAAAAGCTGATGCAATGATCTCAGCAAGTACAACAAATGGAAGAATACTAACAGAGGGCTTTGATAACATTGCGACTTCTTTGGTGGGAAAATTTGGACCAAAAAGCTTCAGCGCACAGCTTGGTTCTGGAAAGTATTCAGTCAAAGTCTCTACAGTGAATGGAAACATAGAGCTCAGGCTCATATGA